Proteins from one Anastrepha obliqua isolate idAnaObli1 chromosome 2, idAnaObli1_1.0, whole genome shotgun sequence genomic window:
- the LOC129239227 gene encoding UDP-glucosyltransferase 2-like: protein MLTTGDAARILGFFSSPGRSHLLIHCAVADTLARAGHNVTVIATKPNVYPDAKYNYIHLDTPMLSVSYMNKLVNNPPPFYKLYPGLVLESTQMANRTMWHPEMQQFLREHGEGSFDLVLLGYFINDFHVGLGSHFKCPVIISFMVQTVFSLNEMIGNPSEHAYVPTLFSGLSQPMDFRARLRNYLIYLFEYYYMGPLLETEVQKYYSYNFPSAHGFPSLDEARRNVGLVFINHWFAQGPIRPQVPNLIEIGGIQIKEQPDPLPPDIARLLDESPEGVIYFSLGSNIRSAHLLPGKAQIMFNVMSKLPYKVLWNWADNEYPGNASNIVYKSWLPQVDILAHPNIKLFITHGGKGSVVEAQHFGVPMVGIPLYGDQPMNMEDVQQQGYGLYVDYANLKEETLRQAIEEVLHNPKYTKAVRDFSKLYRDRPMTPRQSVVWWVDYVLRHKGAKHMQSPAVHLNRWQLMSLDVLGVLLTSMAVIVGLLVVIVRFFVENVMKRVGEKKSSAMNGVGKAKKNK, encoded by the exons ATGCTAACAACTGGCGATGCGGCGCGTATTCTTGGTTTCTTCTCATCACCCGGCCGCTCGCACCTGCTCATCCATTGCGCCGTGGCGGACACACTAGCGCGTGCTGGGCACAATGTTACCGTTATTGCAACCAAGCCAAATGTTTACCCAGACGCCAAATACAATTACATACACCTCGATACGCCAATGCTGTCGGTTAGTTACATGAATAAATTGGTAAACAATCCGCCCCCATTCTACAAACTGTACCCGGGATTGGTGCTCGAATCCACGCAGATGGCAAATAGAACAATGTGGCATCCAGAAATGCAACAGTTCTTGCGGGAGCATGGTGAGGGCTCCTTCGACCTGGTGCTGTTGGGTTATTTTATCAACGATTTTCATGTGGGGCTGGGCAGTCACTTTAAGTGTCCGGTTATTATTTCATTCATGGTACAAACAGTATTTTCGCTTAACGAAATGATCGGAAATCCTAGTGAACACGCCTACGTGCCGACTTTGTTTAGTGGCCTAAGTCAACCAATGGACTTTCGGGCGCGTTTAAGGAATTACCTCATATACCTATTTGAATACTACTACATGGGACCATTACTAGAGACAGAGGTGCAGAAGTACTACAG CTACAACTTTCCCTCTGCGCATGGATTTCCTAGTTTAGATGAAGCGCGTCGCAATGTCGGTTTGGTCTTCATCAATCACTGGTTTGCACAAGGGCCAATACGGCCGCAAGTGCCCAACCTCATAGAAATCGGTGGCATACAAATCAAGGAACAGCCAGATCCCTTGCCCCCAGACATTGCGCGTCTACTTGACGAGTCACCCGAAGGTGTAATCTATTTTAGCTTGGGCAGCAACATACGCAGTGCCCATTTGCTTCCGGGCAAAGCACAAATAATGTTCAATGTGATGTCCAAGCTCCCTTATAAAGTGCTTTGGAATTGGGCTGACAACGAATACCCGGGCAACGCTTCGAATATTGTGTACAAAAGCTGGCTACCGCAAGTCGACATACTCGCACATCCCAACATCAAACTTTTCATCACACATGGCGGCAAAGGCAGTGTGGTAGAAGCGCAGCATTTTGGTGTGCCCATGGTGGGCATACCGCTCTACGGCGATCAGCCAATGAATATGGAGGATGTGCAACAACAGGGTTACGGGCTTTATGTGGACTATGCCAATTTGAAGGAAGAAACTTTGCGACAAGCAATTGAAGAAGTGCTGCACAATCCCAAGTACACAAAAGCTGTGCGTGACTTCTCGAAACTGTACCGCGATCGTCCTATGACACCAAGACAGTCTGTTGTCTGGTGGGTTGATTATGTGCTGAGACACAAGGGGGCGAAGCACATGCAGTCGCCTGCGGTGCATTTAAATCGTTGGCAGCTGATGTCGTTGGATGTGTTGGGCGTATTGTTAACATCCATGGCGGTGATCGTAGGTTTATTGGTAGTGATAGTaagattttttgttgaaaacgtAATGAAGCGTGTGGGGGAGAAGAAGAGTAGCGCAATGAATGGAGTAGGTAAGGCGAAGAAGAACAAATAG